TATTGATGCTAAAACGGCGGAACATGCCAGTCGTATGAACGCCATGCGAAGTGCAACGGATAATGCCCACGAAATGATTGCGGATTTAAAACAACAATATAATCAAGAACGACAAATAAAAGTAACCGATGAAATCATCGAAATCATTAATGGTGCAAATGCACTAAATAACAAACAGGAAGAAGGTAATAGATGATGCGAATGGGACAAATATCACAAGTAATTGGACCCGTTGTTGATGTGACGTTCCCAATCGAGGGCGGCGTTCCTGATATTCATCATGCCTTAGTCGTCCAAAAAACGGCTGAAACGAATTCAGAAAAACTAGATTTAGAAAACCCTCAATATGAAACCGTCACGCTTGAAGTCGCTTTAGACCTTGGTGAAGGGGTTGTTCGAACGATTGCTATGGAATCAACAGATGGTTTAGCCAGAGGAATGGTTGTTGTCGATAAAGGTGAAGCAATCTCTGTTCCCGTTGGTGAACAAACATTAGGTCGTGTTTTCAACGTGTTAGGTGATTCAATTGATGATAAACCAGCCTTGGAAGACAATGCGACTGAACGTTGGGGAATTCACCGGAATCCACCGACCTATGAAAATTTGAGTAGCAATTTTGAAATCTTAGAAACGGGCATTAAAGTCATCGACTTATTAGCTCCTTATTTAAAAGGGGGTAAAATTGGCCTTTTCGGTGGTGCCGGTGTTGGTAAAACGGTTCTTATTCAAGAGTTGATTCATAATATTGCTGAACAACTTGGAGGTATTTCGGTCTTTGCCGGGGTCGGAGAACGGACCCGTGAAGGTAATGACTTAGTCTTTGAAATGCGTGAATCCGGCGTTAGTAAAAGAACGGCCATGGTTTTCGGTCAAATGAATGAACCGCCAGGCGCTAGAATGCGAGTTGTTTTGTCTGGTTTAACCATGGCAGAATATTTCCGTGATGTCTTAAAACAAGATGTTCTGTTATTCATCGATAACATTTACCGTTTCACCCAAGCCGGTTCAGAAGTTTCAGCCTTACTAGGCAGAATGCCATCAGCCGTTGGCTATCAACCAACCTTAGCTAGTGAAATGGGATCCATGCAAGAACGGATTACGTCTACTAAGGATGGTTCTATTACATCCATTCAAGCGGTATATGTGCCAGCCGACGACTATACTGACCCAGCGCCAGCAACAACCTTTGCGCATTTAGATGCAACAACGAATTTGGAACGTCGCATTGCAGAACAAGGGATTTACCCAGCGGTGGATCCATTAGCGTCATCTTCTTCAGCTTTAAGTGAAGAAATTGTTGGGGCTCGCCACTATAAAATTGCCCGTGATGTCCAATTAATTTTGCAACGTTACCGTGAATTGCAAGATATTATTGCGATTTTAGGGATTGATGAATTGAGTGATGATGAAAAACGGATTGTTAAACGTGCCCGTCGGATTCAATTTTTCTTATCTCAAAACTTCCATGTTGCCGAAGCCTTCACAGGTGTTCAAGGATCATTTGTCACTATTGAAGAAACGTTATCAGGCTTTGAAGGAATTGTAGAAGGTAAATACGACCACCTACCAGAAGAAGCCTTCCGTAATGTCGGATCGATTGATATGGTTATTGAAAAAGCCAAGCAATTAGGTACTGATAATCTTGACGATAGTATCTAAGACGTCAGAGGAAGGAAGTTAGCCTAATGGAAAATCAACCAACGTCTTACATTCAAGTAGTTGTCTATTCTCCAGAAGGAGAAATCTATAACCACCGGTCAAAAAGCTGTAATGTTCATACCCCAGAAGGGGGTATGAGTATTCTAGCCAACCACATGCCTATAGTAGCCAGTTTAGATACTTCAGCCATCAGAGTGATACGCTTAGATGAAGAAGAAACGGTAGACTATATTGCCATCAATGGAGGCATTTTAAACTTTAATAATAATCGATTGGAAATTGCGACTAGCTATGCCATTCGTGCACGTGATATTGACGAAGCCAAAGTGGAATTGGAACGCCAAGAAGCAGAAGCAGCCATGCAATCTGCCTTGCATCAACACAATACCAAAGAATTCAATCGTGCCAAAATTCAATTGAAACGTGCCATCAACTTAATTACCGTCAGCAAAGAACGGAAGAATTAAGACCTATAAACTAAATAACTCCGAAGCTTCAGCTTATCTTTAAGGGAAGAGATAAGTGGTAAAGCTTCGGAGTTTTTTTATTTTATCATTAATGAATAGTTAAAAACACGCTGATACTGTTGAGCAAAAATGGATAATTTTATAGGACCAAGTTTAGGTAAAAGTTGGAAAAATTGACTATCAAATTGAGTCAAATCTTCATAGTAGAAAATACCATTTTGAAAAAGATATTGAAGCGTAAGCGGGGGTAATTTAATTCCGAAGTATTCTTCACGCAAAAAATTTTTTTGGATTAATGATTGATTAGGTAATTCTAAGGTAGATAGAAGACAGGCCTGTCGACAAATAATCGATTTTAAAATTAGTAGGTCAACATGTTTTAATAATTTGTGAAGTTGCTGGATTGGGACAAACTGGAAGAAGGTATTAGGTTTATTATGAAAAAATGAATAGAGGGGATGCCTTCTATAGAGATAGGTACATAGGGAATCACTAATGGAATAACTTAAGATGTTTTCATCAACAAAAATATATTCCCAATGTAAATAGCTATTTTTTTCGGTTTTTTCAATGAGAAATCCTCTTAAATATAATTCTAATAATAAGTCAGAATCTGAATACCAATGCTTTCTAAGATATTTAATCGGATTAGATTCAAAGACTTTCCAAATGGTAGGAACTTTTTCAAGCATTGCACGTGTTGAATAAGGCGCTGGGATCAAATAGTAATAATTAGAATTGGCAAAAAATACAAGCATATGAATCTCCTTTTTGAGTAAATATAACATAGCTACAATTCTTATAAAAATTAAATTGAAGCAAGAACTTTTAGATAAAAGCTAAAAATGTTATACAAATTATTTCATAATAATAAAATAGATACATAAGAAAAAGTGGATTAAGATAAAATGTGGATAATATATTTTATCTTTGCGAATTATCAAAATTTTTTTTGGATGTTTTTTTAATAAATTCTTAAATACTCAATCAATTAATTGATCAGCCCCGCTTACAACCTTCATCAAATTGTGTTTTGAATGAAATATATGTTGCATTTGAAATGGCTTTACAGTGGCTTTGAGATAATTTTAAAAGAAATATGATTTATCTCAACTAAAATTTGTGTTATTATAGGTTGGAACTTGAAAGGTGGTTTAATATGGCGACAGTTTTATACGGTATGGCAGTACTGATCGTGCGCCTGTTATTCGTTTTTCTAACCTACCAAATGTTAGTGAAAATCAATTGGCAGAGATTATTCACTAAAAAGAATTATTATATGGCTCGCTATGTCTGTATATTCGTTAGCGTAGCGGTAGGACATCTTGTAGGTTCATTTTTTTTAACCATTATGGAAATAATGCGTGACATTTTGTTAACATTATTTTTATAAAATAAATTAGAATTTTCAAACTTATCGTCCACTCCAAAACGATAAGGTTAATTAAAAGGGGATTAATTGAATATGGAAGAAATCATCGTACAAGGTGGTAACCGTTTGGAAGGTGTAGTTAAAGTTGAAGGCGCAAAAAATGCTGTCTTACCAATTCTAGCTGCAACAATTTTAGCAGAAACTGGGACAACTCGTCTAACCAATGTACCAATCTTAGCGGATGTACATACAATTAATGAATTATTAAATCAAATCAATGTTAAAAACACTTTCGATGAACCAAATAATACTGTTGATGTTGATGCAACCGGTGAAGTATTAACGGTGGCTGATTATGATTTCGTTAGTAAAATGCGTGCGTCTATTGTTGTGATGGGACCCTTATTAGCTCGTTATGGTCATGCAAAAGTGGCAATGCCGGGTGGTTGTGCCATTGGAACACGTCCAATTGACTTACATTTAAAAGGTTTTGAAGCCCTAGGGGCAGAAATACATAGTGCGGCTGGTTATGTTGAAGCAAAAGCTGATAAATTAAAAGGGGCTAAAATATATTTAGATTTCCCAAGTGTCGGCGCGACTGAAAACATTATGATGGCTGCAACCTTAGCTGAAGGTGTAACAGTCTTAGAAAACGTGGCAAGAGAACCTGAAATTGTTGATTTAGCGAATTTCTTAAATAAAATGGGCGCTAAAGTAGTCGGTGCCGGAACGGAAACGATTAAAATTACCGGTGTTGAGTCTTTACACGGCACGGAACATGCGATTATTAGTGATCGGATTGAGGCGGGGACTTTTATGGTGGCTGCCGCTGTTACACAAGGTGATGTGTATGTTGAAGGCGCCATTGCCGAACATAACAAACCTTTGATCAGCAAATTGACTGAGATGGGTGTCAAAATTACTGAATACAATGATGGCGTTCGTGTGATTGGACCAGAAACGTTAAAACCAACGGATATCAAAACGATGCCATATCCTGGTTTCCCTACTGATATGCAAGCACAAATGTCAATTGCGCAATTATTAGCGCAAGGGACAAGTTCCTTAACTGAAACAGTTTTTGAAAATCGTTTCATGCATTTTGAAGAATTACGTCGTATGGGTGCAAAATTCACCATTGATCGCCAAAATATTGTTTTATATGGTCCAGCAGAATTTTCAGGTGCTAGTGTTAAAGCTACTGATTTAAGAGCGGCTGCCGCCTTAATTATTGCTGGTTTATGTGCTAAAGGTCTAACCCGTGTTTCGGAATTAAGAAACTTAGACCGTGGCTACTATCGTTTCCATGAAAAATTAGCTGCCTTAGGAGCAAATATCGAACGTGTGAACATTCAACCGGTAGAATCTAAATCCATTACTATTTCCTCACCTACACATGCTAGTTTTGCTTAATTAAAGTTAAGAAGATGTGACAGACTATGAGTAAAGATATCGGGATTGATTTAGGAACCGCCAACATTTTGGTCCATTTAAAAGGACATGGTGTTGTATTAAATGAACCATCAATCTTGGCCATCGATCGGAAGACACAAGAAGTTATTGCTATAGGTAAAGAAGCATATGAAATGATTGGTCGTACACCAGCATCCATTGAAGTCGTACGCCCTTTAAAAGGGGGCGTCATTGCTGACTTTGATTTGGCTGAGGTATTACTCGTCTTATTTCTAGAGAAAATAAATACACGCTCATGGTTTTCAAAACCAAACATTTTAATCTGTTGCCCCTCGAACATCAGTGAAATTGAACAACTTTCACTGGTGGAAGCGGCTGAACGCGCAACAGGTGGCAAAATATATATTGAAGAAGAACCCAAAATCGCTGCGGTGGGGGCTGGGGTTGATTTGTTAAGCCCTCGTGGTAGTATGGTCATTGATTTAGGCGGAGGAACGACGGATATTGCAGTGCTTTCGGCTGGAGATATATTACATAGTGAATCCATAAAAGTAGCCGGCGATGACCTAGATGCTACGATTATTCAATATTTTAAAGATCAGTTTCAGTTATTAATTGGAGAGCGATCGGCTGAGCAAATTAAGATTAAGTTATCGTCAGCGATGCGCTTAGATGAGGCTGAATTAGAATATGCCGTTGTTAAAGGTCGTGATTTAGCGACCGGATTACCACGTTCAATTAATGTCAACTCTAATCATATTTTTGAAGCGATTGAGCACCATTTGATCTCAATTGCTCGTTTAGCTAAAACTGTTTTAGAAGATATCCCACCTGAGATTGCTTCAGATATCATTGAACAAGGTATCATTATTACTGGTGGGGGCGCCTTAATTTATCATATTGATACGTTTTTGACCGATTATCTGAATGTTAGCGTATTAAAAGCGGATCAGCCGATGACTTGTGTGGCGATTGGGACCGGCTTAATGTTGGATTTAATTTTAAGTGGTAAGTTAGAACGCAACCAAATCACCAAAACAAAAGGGAGTCGGGTTGGGCAATTTTTTAAACGCCTAAAACGACGCTTATTGGGTTAGAATCATAACCTATAAGAATGAATCAGGAGAATTAACATGGAACAAGAAGAATATTTGAAAGAATCAGGCTTTTTAAATGCGCTTAAAATAATTGGGAAAATTATTCTCTTTTTATTGTTCGTTGCTTTGTTCTTTGTCATAGGTTTGTTCATTGGTTATTCGGTTATTGGCGATGGTAATTTTTGGGAAGTGCTGAATCAAGATACTTGGCGGCATATCTTTGAGTTTATTGAAATATAATATTCAAGCTGTAGGGTAGGCATCATGAAGAATTGAAGTGAATGATTGGCTTCAATTCTTTATTTGCCTATCCTTTGTTTGCTATAATAGGTATTGTCTATCTATAGCCATGCTTACCCTTGAAAGGAGTGAATGAATGACGCCATTTAGTATGGGAGAGTTACTTCTATATCTTTACCCACTAGTAATGTATGTTATTATTGAATATTTTTTTAAAGATTATTTCAGCTATTTTTCTGGCTGGCCACTCAGTTACTCCGTAATTTTTATCCCTTCTTGGTTAGTCATTATCTATTGGTTCGGAAGAATTATTTTCCAACTAAATATCCTTCCCTTGGCGATTTTTTTGACGACATTCGTCGTTGCGGTTCATTTATACCAGTATGTAAGAACGATTGATGAGTTTACTTACCAAGCTTATTATCCTAAAGTGACCAAAATTATTTTTACCTCTTTATCTGCTTTTTTATTAGGTTTAATTTTGATTCGTTTTTATGAATATTACCATTTACTTTTCACTTAAGTTTGGGAAAATCTCCCACTTTTTTAAAATCCAACTAAATATTAATCTATCAACCTTTCTAGAAGCTGCTAAAATTTTTAGCAGTTTTTTTTTATGGATTTTTGGTTTTTAGTGGTAGAAAGTGGTAGGATGTGGTAGACTATGTTTAACTTAGACTAGGGGGGATTGTCGTGCTAATTGGAGAATATCAACATAATATTGACACAAAAGGCCGACTAATCATGCCGGCTAAGTTTCGCTTTGATCTAGGCTCACAGTTTATTGTTACTCGAGGTCTAGATGGCTGTTTGTTTGGGTATCCGATGAGCAGTTGGGAAGCCTTACAGGAAAAGTTAAAGCAATTACCACTAGCCAAAAAAGACGCGCGTTCGTTTACCCGTTTCTTCTATTCAGCTGCCACTGAAGTAGAAATAGATAAACAAGGACGGATTAATTTGCCGCAAACACTCATCGATTTTGCTGATATTGAGAAAGAATGCCACGTTGTTGGTGTTTCTGATCGTATCGAAATTTGGAGTAGCAAGCGATGGGAAGAATTTGCCACTGTAGCAGCAGAGAGTTTTGAAGATATTGCAGAAGAAATGATTGATTTTGGATTCTAAATAAGGAGGCTCCATCCATGCAGTTTGAACACGAAACGGTTTTGTTAAAAGAAACTATCGATGGATTAGATGTTAATCCAAATGGGATTTATGTGGATTGTACGTTAGGTGGGGCTGGGCATACCAAGTATTTACTGAGTCAATTGTCACCAAGAGGTCATATTTATGCTTTTGATCAAGATTTACAAGCTATTAAAAATGCAGAGATTATTTTAAAAGATGCTATTAAAAACAAACAAGTTACTTTAATTCATAGTAACTTTAGAAATATTACAAATGAATTAACCAAATATCAAGTCCGTTATGTGGATGGGATTTATTATGATTTAGGTGTTTCATCACCGCAATTAGATCAAGCCGAACGTGGTTTCAGTTATCATCAGGAAGCGCCTTTGGATATGCGTATGGATCAAAGTCAAGTCTTAGATGCTAGTGAAGTCGTCAATCACTGGTCGTATGAAGATTTGGTACGGATTATCTATCGCTATGGTGAAGAAAAATTCGCTAAAAGAATTGCTCGTGCCATTGAAAAAGAGCGAGAAGAACGTCCGATTCAAACGACGACACAATTAGCCGAAATAGTTAAAACAGCCATTCCAGCTGCTACACGCCGCACGGGTGGTCATCCCGCCAAGCGAACCTTTCAAGCCATACGGATTGCTGTAAATGATGAATTAGGTGCGATTGAGGACGCTTTAGAGCAAAGTTTGAAGTTGTTAAAGGTTGAAGGTCGCTTAGCCGTTATATCTTTTCACTCATTAGAAGATCGGTTAGTTAAACAATTATTTAAACAAGTTAGTCAATTACCGGAACTACCGCCCAATTTACCGGTATTACCCGATGAAGCACAGGCGGATTATGTCTTAGTTAACCGCAAGCCGATTGTTGCTAGCGAAGAAGAACTTGAACATAATAACCGCTCGCGTAGTGCTAAATTAAGAATTATTGAAAGACGTTATATTCGTTAAGTATAAAGGAGTGAAAATATGGCAGAACCTATCAGAAATTCATCATCTAATTACTATGTTCAATCAGATAAGCAAGAGAGTATTTATTGGCAAGGTAATTTACAAGTCAATCCATCTACAGAGTCTGAAGAGACAGCAGTAAGTTATCAAGATGTTGAAGCTAAGGCTGTTAGGCGCCATGCTTTCCTAAATACATTTGATAAAGTAGTGATTGCATTGGTTTTTGGGGTTTCGTTTGTGTGTTTATGTTTAAACCTCGTGATTCAATATCAAACGGAACCTATTATAGATGCCACGCAAAATTATCAAAGTCACACAGAAGAGATTCAATTGCAAACGAAAATTTTAATAAATGAAATTGCCGAACAATATGATTATGATATAATAAAGCAAGTTGCAGAACAAGAAGGGATGCAATTAGAAAAATCAAGAGTTAGGAATGTCGGGAATCAATGAAAATACGAAATACGAGAGAGAATCATAACATTCTTTTATTAGCTATTTTTGCCATCCTCACCTTACTTGTATTGCTTATCCGTTTTGGGGAATTAACCATTGCTAAACAATCAAATGGTGTAGACTTAGTTAGCTATGATCAAACGCACGATCAGAATAGAAGTAGTATTACCAATGCGAAAAGAGGGACCATTTTTGATTCAAGTGGGCAGCCTATTGCTTTGGATGCTACTTCTTATTCTATTTATGCCGTCCTTAGAAGTAGTTGGAGTGATAATGTCGTGGAAGATGTTGATAAAACGGCAGAAGCTTTAGCAAAGCACCTCGATTTAAGTCGGGATGAGATATTAGATATCTTATTGAATTTTGAGGCTAGCCAAGTTGAGTTTGGAACCGCTGGTATTAATTTAAGCCCTCAAACAAAAGAAGCGATTGAAGCAGAAAATCTACCAGGGATTATCTTAGTGAGTTCAACCCATCGCCAATATATTAATGATGTCTTTGCCTCCCACCTCATCGGTTATGCTATTCCATCTTTAGAAGCCAATGATAGTCAAGCAACGATTTTAGAAGGTCAAATTGGTATCGAAGCGGCTTACGATGAACGTCTAAGTGGTGAAGCTATCTACTCGCAACAAGAAGCTGAGGGGATTTATTCAGATAGTCTGTTAGGCGAGGATATCTATTTAACGTTAGAAGGTCGTATACAAAACTACTTAGAAGATTTAATGGATCAAGTCTATAACCGCTATTTACCCAAGGAATTAAATGCTTATTTAGTTGAGTTGGATACTGGAAAATTATTGGCAGCTAGTCAGCGTCCAACCTTTCAATTATCAACGCGTGAAGGGATTGAAACCGAATGGCGCAATTTTATTGTGCAAGAAAGTGATGAACCGGGTTCAACTATTAAGATTTTAACCTTGGCTATGGCTAAAGAGCTTGACCTATACGATGATAACGAAACGTTTAAGTCCGGTTCGGTTGAAGTATATGACCAAACCGTGCGTGATTATAATTTATACGGTTGGGGTGATATCACTTTCCAAGAAGGTCTCGTTCACTCTTCGAATGTTGGTATGGTGTATTTGGTGCAACGAATTGGACTCGAACGATGGGTCGAGATTTTAGAAGACTTTGGCTTTGGTCAATCAACGGAGTCGAATTTACCCAATGAATCGTCGGGTTACTTACAGTTTGACAATCCAGTATCCATTATGATGTCTGGTTTTGGCCAATCGTTTTCAGCCACACCTATGCAATTGATGCAAGCTTATACGACCATCGGTAATGAAGGTGAAATGCTTAAAATACAGTATTTGGACCATATTGGTGATCGCAATGATTCAAGCTATGAAGTACAATCTTTAGGACAAAAGATAAGTCCTGAAACCGCCCGTTATATTTTAGACTCGATGGTTTTAACGGTGGAGCATCCGGAAGGGACAGCCCGGCCTTTTTATAATAATGACGTGCGGATTGCAGCTAAAACAGGGACCGCTGAAATTGCTGATGCAGAAAATGGGGGATATTTAACCGGTCCCAATGATTTTTATCACTCGGTCGTTGCCTTTTATCCCGCAGAAGATCCGCAATATATGGTGTATTTATCGATGCAACAACCCTCACAAAGTTATGGTTTAAATGGATCACAAATATTAGCTCAAATTTTTCATCCCTTAGTTGAATATTCATTAATCAATCAATAGAAAGCAGGAACAGTATGTTAGCTACGCAATTAATTAAAGTATTAGGAGATTATCAGCTATTCGGACAACCGCTTGATGAATTAGCTAACATCGATACCTTAATCAATGATTCGCGTCAAGCCCAAACGAATAGTTGTTTTATCGCCATCAAAGGTGAAAATTTTGATGGCCATCAAGCCATAGAAGCGGTTGTAGCCCAAGGCACACAGTTACTAATTGTAGAAAAGTGGGAGGATGCTTGGTTAAAGCTAGAGGCTAGTTTTATCTTAGTTCCCTCGACTTATCGTGCACAAGCCATTTTAGCCAATCAATTTTATGGTGAACCAACGACAAAAATGAATGTGGTAGCTGTGACGGGAACCAATGGTAAAACAACCACCTCTTCGATTATTAGTGATTTATTGAATGTTTTAGGTCATAAAACAGGTTTAATTGGTACCATCCATTATAAGGTGGATCAAACCTATTATCCTGCTGTTAATACCACACCGAATGCTTTAAGGCTACAAGAACTATTTAGTGAAATGGTTGAAGTAGGTGTCAAAGATGCGATTATTGAAGCTTCTTCACATGCCTTAGCTTTAGGACGCTTATGGTATACGGATGTTGATTGTGCTATTTTCACCAATATTACCCGAGAACACTTAGATTTCCATAAAACAATGGAAGCTTATACATACGCAAAAAGCTTATTATTCGCTCAATTAGGTCAAAAATTCAATGATGGGAAACCGCGTTTAGCCATATTAAATGCGGATGATGACCATTCACCTATTATGGCCCAAGCAACGGGCGCTAATATTGTCACCTATAGTTTAAGTGATTCAAAGGCAACGGCTTATATGACTGAATTCCATTCAGGTGTGGGAACGATTGATTTTAAATTTGTCTACCATCAAACCGAATATGCCGTGCAATTGCCCATGCTTGGTGAGTATAATATATCTAATTATCTGGCAGCTTTCCTTTGTCTGGTGACCTTTTATCAATTTGAGCCTGAGGCGGTCGTAAACGCTACGACATCCTTTAAAGGTGTTTCCGGACGCATGCAAGCGATTAATCGCGGTCAAAATTTTACTGCCATAGTCGATTTTGCGCATACGCCGGATGCCATTGAACATGTCCTTAAAGAATTAACGCGTAAGAAAAAACAACGCTTGATTGTCTTGTTTGGCCATAGCGGGGGTAATCGTGATAGTCAAGCACGTCCCGAAATCGGGGATATTTTATTTGAATATGCTGATTATATCGTATTTACAGCGGATAATCCGCGCTTTGAACCCGTGGCTAAAATTTGTCGTGAGTTAATTCAAAATCACACTGAAAAACCTTATACAATTATTGAAGATCGAAAAGAAGCCATTCAACATGCTGTCCAAGAAGCTAAAGTGGATGATATTATTTTGTTTGCAGGTAAAGGTGGGGAATCCTATCAAGTGATTGGTAATGAAAATGTCCCTTATAACGAAGCTGAGACTGTGACAGCCACGATTGATGACTTGTTGAACAAAGACTAAAAATAATAAGGAGCTAAAGATTTTTATGGAAATTGTACTTTCTTTTGCTGTAGCCTTTGCGTTAACAGTATCAATTATGCCTTTCTATATTGGATATTTTAAGTATAGACAAATTGGCCAAAAAACGCGTGAAGAAGGACCGACCTGGCATGAAATAAAAACAGGAACCCCGACGATGGGAGGGGCTGTATTTGTTTTCAGTATTATTGTAACAGCCATAGGCTCAGCTTATTTTCTTGATATGTTAAACGGTTCATTGTGGATGATTGTCTTAACCTTTCTTTTGTTTGGTGGCATTGGTTTTGTCGATGATTTTATTAGTATTTTTAAAAACCGTAATGAGGGTTTAACGGCTAAACAGAAATTCATCACACAGTTAATCTTCTCAGCTGTTGTGATTGCTGTGGGAGCTTTTACGAACGTGTCATTTTACATTCCATTTGGTTTATTTGATATCAGTCATCCTGTTTTGGTAGCTATTTTTGCTTTCTTTTGGATTACAGGTTTTTCTAATGCGGTTAATTTAACCGATGGCTTAGATGGTTTAGCAACAGGATTAAGCATTATTGCTTATAGTGCGTATTTCTATTTAGCTATTTTAGAAAATAATATGACCATTGCGATGGTTTGTTTAGTAGTTGTAGGTGCATTATTAGGGTTTTTATTTTATAATAAGAAGCCAGCGAAAATATTTATGGGTGACGTCGGTTCCCTTGCTTTAGGAGCTGGATTAGCGGTTATTTCAATTCTGCTTAACCATCCATGGAGTTTGTTGATTATCGGTATTGTTTT
This window of the Fundicoccus culcitae genome carries:
- a CDS encoding UDP-N-acetylmuramoyl-L-alanyl-D-glutamate--2,6-diaminopimelate ligase, producing the protein MLATQLIKVLGDYQLFGQPLDELANIDTLINDSRQAQTNSCFIAIKGENFDGHQAIEAVVAQGTQLLIVEKWEDAWLKLEASFILVPSTYRAQAILANQFYGEPTTKMNVVAVTGTNGKTTTSSIISDLLNVLGHKTGLIGTIHYKVDQTYYPAVNTTPNALRLQELFSEMVEVGVKDAIIEASSHALALGRLWYTDVDCAIFTNITREHLDFHKTMEAYTYAKSLLFAQLGQKFNDGKPRLAILNADDDHSPIMAQATGANIVTYSLSDSKATAYMTEFHSGVGTIDFKFVYHQTEYAVQLPMLGEYNISNYLAAFLCLVTFYQFEPEAVVNATTSFKGVSGRMQAINRGQNFTAIVDFAHTPDAIEHVLKELTRKKKQRLIVLFGHSGGNRDSQARPEIGDILFEYADYIVFTADNPRFEPVAKICRELIQNHTEKPYTIIEDRKEAIQHAVQEAKVDDIILFAGKGGESYQVIGNENVPYNEAETVTATIDDLLNKD
- the mraY gene encoding phospho-N-acetylmuramoyl-pentapeptide-transferase, with the translated sequence MEIVLSFAVAFALTVSIMPFYIGYFKYRQIGQKTREEGPTWHEIKTGTPTMGGAVFVFSIIVTAIGSAYFLDMLNGSLWMIVLTFLLFGGIGFVDDFISIFKNRNEGLTAKQKFITQLIFSAVVIAVGAFTNVSFYIPFGLFDISHPVLVAIFAFFWITGFSNAVNLTDGLDGLATGLSIIAYSAYFYLAILENNMTIAMVCLVVVGALLGFLFYNKKPAKIFMGDVGSLALGAGLAVISILLNHPWSLLIIGIVFVIETASVILQVTSFKLRGKRIFKMSPIHHHFEMSGWSETKVVTVFWLVGLLAAIIYFLI